TATATACATAAATCATTGCTTTTATTAAAATATATATTTGAAATGGAGGAAAGATTTGAGGATATTTAGCTAGATGACAAAACACATTCCGTTCGAAAGTTCTTTTTGCTGTTTCTAATTTATGAAAGAGGAGTGTAAAACATTGAGGAAAAATGATTTGTTGAAAAATGTTTTAATAGCAATATTAGTAACAGTTATTGTTGTATGCATCAATATAGGTTTGGAAAAAAAGGCCCAAGCTGCTAAAATTACACAGCCGCTGCCAATTATTCAAATCTTTCCAGACCGTGCTTTAGCGGAAAGAGTGAAAGAAATTCTTAAAAAGAGCGATATAACAGATGTTGTTTCGCAAGGGGAACTAGATGAGGTGAAAATATGTAATGCTAATGGTCGCACGATTACATCTATCAAAGGCATACAATACCTTACTAATTTAAAAGAGCTATATCTGTCGCGTAACCACATACGAGATCTCACTCCTTTAAAAGATTTAACTGATTTGGCGATACTCAGTTTGGATAATAATAAACTGGAAAATTTGAATGGCATCCCAAGTAATAAATTAGTCCGCTTATCACTCGAAGATAATGAACTCACACAAGTTGATGCACTTGCAGGTTTGACGAAACTTGAAACATTGTTTATTAGTAAAAATCAGTTAAGAAATATTGATGGACTTGCCAATTTAACCAACCTAAAAATATTGGATTTAAATAGAAATGAACTATCAGACTTAACCCCATTAGCAAAATTGGAGAAGTTAATCTCGATTCATTTGGCCAACCAAAAATGTGTAAATGAACCATTAAAATACAAATCAAAATTAGTTATTTCAAATACTGTCAAAGGTCCGGATAGCGTCTTAATTACACCAAACTATATTAGCGATAATGGAAGCTATACAGGTGGTCAATTTAAGTGGAACTTACCTATTTATATGGAAAAAGTATACTACACGTTTGCTAAAACAGTGAAAATTGGGGAGCAGGATGTCTTATTTAATGGTATAGTTATCCAACCGTTATACCCAAAGAAGCGAGAGAATATGAAAAGAGCTTCATTTTACCTATGTGGCTTAACAAAATAAATGGTGATATGTAACTTGCAATAGTTTGACACCAATGAATATTAATTTCTTTTAGCTCATCTTATTAACTTAAGAAAATCTTCAAAACGTGACTCCCGTGGAATTAGGGGTAGTAAACGTTTTGGAGATTTTTTATGTCCATTTATTCCCGGTTTTAATTGCATTTTGTAGCCAATTTATCCTTTATTATTGTGAAAAGCTATATATTTTATATTGTTTATGTAAAAAAACAGAAAAAATTAACACTTGTTAAGGGGGATATTGTGTATTTCAAGTATGATATGTATATAGAGATGAGGAAAATCGATAGAAAGAATTTGTTGAAATGAAGAGAAATTTTCCTTTTCTAATTTTTTTTAAGGAGTGAAGATCAGTGAGAAAAAGCAATTGGTTAAAAAGTGTAGTAGTAGCAATGTTAGTATTAATTGTAGGTTTTTGTATTAATATTGGTTCTGGAACAAAGGTACATGCAGCAAGTATTTCACATCCGATGCCTATTAATCAAATTTTTCCAGATCCTGATCTAGCGAAAGTAGTAAAACGAACTTTAGGAAAACAAAGTGTTACAGATGTTGTTTCTCAAAAGGAATTAGATAGTGTGCAAGGATTAAATGGTAATGAAAGCAACATTAAATCTCTTGAAGGCTTACAACTTTTGAATAAATTAGAAGTGCTATTTTTAGCGTCTAATCAAATAAAGGATATTACTCCGTTAAAAGATTTAACTAATCTAAAAGTATTAGATTTGAAAGGGAATCAAATAAGTGATTTAACACCGCTATATGGTTTGAAAAATCTAACCTCTCTAGATGTGGTTTATCAAAAAATAGTGGAAACCCCTGTGACTTACGAGCCAGATTTAGTTATCCCAATTACGGTCAAAAAACCAGATGGAAGCTTAGTTACTCCAAAATGTATTACGGATAACGGGGCCTATATATATGGTGATATTATTTGGAACTTGTCAGCTTATAAAAAAGAAGTAAGCTATAAATTTGGGGAACGCATCCAAGTGGGGAAAGTAAGTACCACATTTACTGGCATGGTGAAACAGCCATTGATACGTTGACACCAAGGATTTTAGGATACAACATTGCGTGATTTCAAAAAAAGCTAAACCCTCGTATTTACACTAACATAGGAAAATGAGAATTGAATAAAAATACTTTTGATTAGGCTGCTTGTTCCCTGAAATTAACGGGAGACTGGTGGCCTAATTTTTGTTGCATTCTTTTTTTATCATATTTAATGTAATCTTTTACAATTCCAACGCCTTGTACTTTTTTAAGATTTCCAGTCCCTCTTCTTTTTGGCGAAGAGCTATTTTTAATTGCTCTATTTCGGGTAATTCAACGAGACCTTTTTGATATTTATATTGTTTTCCTACCCCTTGATGAAACTGATGGGTTACTCCATTTCGATACCAGCGCACCAAATTTTCCCTTGTGTCGGATTCTTGCTGTGTCCATAATTTCTTTGGTTGCTTTGCTAGCTAGCGTCATTTTGATTGCTTCTACTTTTATTTCTACTGGATACACAACACTTGTACTCACAAAAAACACCGCCGTTAATTTCATTTTACATGAATTCAACGAAAGTGTTTTTCTTTTTTTCTCATTTTTTAGTGGCAGTGCCTATTTTACGGTTTTTTTATATGTTGATTTAATAAAAAAATTTTCTTATAGTGCATGTAAAAAAGCTACACAAGTAAATACTAACTTTTGTTTTATACATAGTTTTTAAATTGAGATACATATTTGAAAAAGCCTAAGAGATTGTGTAGTCTATAAGTGGATTTTCGTCCCTTGATAATTCTTTTTAATCGTACTATTTTATACAGAAGGAGAGAAAAGAGTTGAGTAATTAAGTATTATGCTAGCTTTACCAAGCCTATGAGAGCTTAATTGGTGTACAAATTAAATAGATAAAATAATTGTGAAGGCTATAAATAACTGGTCTATAAAATCCTTTCATTGTTTGACTCTATTCTCCCAATTTCAAGTTAAAATCTGAATTAGGGGACGGATTTACTTTTTTATGTTTGAAAAAAAGACCGTATATATAGTATTTTGTTATTATATTGTTTTAAATTTTATTCTAGAGTATATTATAAGTTGAGAAAGATATTATTTAATTATTGGAGGGGAAAATTTGAAAACAACGGGATACGACATACAAATATCTAACATGAAAGGGATGCTTATTTTTTTGGTAATACTAGGGCATATTTTGTTAATAGTGGGCTCTAAAGAGGATGTGATATTTGATATTATTTATTCATTTCATATGCCGGCATTCATTTTTATTAGTGGTATATGCAGTCAAAAGGGGAATTTTAAGAAAATAGGTAGATTAATTGGCCTTTTTATTATTTTCCAGCCACTCTTTTTATTATTGGGGTTCCTGGTTGGATATTATCCAGCCATTACTATGAAAATGTTAGTTACTCCAGCTTATCATTTGTGGTATTTATTAGCACTCGCAGCTTGGACATTATTGGTAATTTATGCGAATAAACGGGGGAAATATGCAGTGGACACATTGTTATTAGTAGTTGTTTTGTTAGTTTTAGCAGTTGTTAATAGATATTTTTATAGTACACAATTTTTGACTATCACTAGAATACTTAGCTTTGCTCCTTATTTTATTGCAGGTTTTTATTTAAGTACAAATGGCTTATTAAGAACACGTGAATTGATAAAAAGATATAAATACATAGGTATAGTGACATTAGTAATATTAGTCAGTTTTACATATTATTTATTTTCAGAGAATCCGAATGCATATTTTTCTTTATTTGTAGGTTTTGCAGGAAAAGCAACATTTAGTGCATCAATAATAGGTTATTTAATAAGTGTATTTGCCTCTTTTGTTTTAGCGTTTTTATGGATTATGCTAATGATAATACTAGTTCCTACTAAAAAAACTAATTTAATAGTAGTCGGGAATAATACGTTATATCCTTATATATTACATCCAATTATTATTTTTCTCATGGTACCAAAGATTGCTTATTTTTCAGAACAAACAGCGATTTTTCAATTAACATTTGCATTACTGATGGCTATTTCCGTATTCTCTATATTTACCATGATACTGAAAAAGGAGAGAGTTTAGCTTTCTAATATGAATAATACGGATACGAGTAATCTATATACATAAATATACAGCCTCTATTTAAAATTATGTTAAAAAAAGTAATAAATCTTTCATATTTAATATAAAAATAGTATGTAAACTTATTTAAAAATGAATTTTTTGTGACAGCCTAATTTAACTTTGTATAAATTGTAAATAATGACTCAAAGAAAGAATATTTTAAGCATAAAAATCATTATCATGCTCAATGCCATGTAACAATTTTCTTAAGGCAACCATTTTTATTGCCATTCGAAATAAAAAGTTAGCGCTTCTTTACAGTTTCGGTTATACATACCTTATTCATGTTATCCTATATTTCTAAAACATCTTAGAAAGAGGGAAAACATGAAAAAAAAATGGATAATTACAGTAGCCACTTGTTTCATTTTTGCAAACATAGCACCATCAGTTTCATTAGCTAATGAGAACCAAGAAAAGAATAGTATAGGAGGGAAGATGTCTACCAATAGCAAGACTGTTAATTTCTTAAATAGCAATTTAGAAACGAGTGCAGAACCAATCTTCCAAATGGTTACTTCTAACCAAACGGATGGTGGCGGATCTAGTTATAAATATGTTTCCAAACAAGTAGTTAATTTAGAAAGCATAGGAGTTAACCTTGTGTACAGAGCTTTGATTGCTGGTGGTCTTGGTTCCGTACCAATGGGAAAAGCAGCTGCTAGAGCAATGATTACAACAGGATTAAGTGGTTTATTTGATACCTATAAATATATGAGGCAAACGATTTACAAAAAATCAGATAAAAAATATTACTATTATAAAGTTATAAATGAATTTTCAAACAGTAAAACGACTTGGAAAGGTCCAGTAAAAACGAGTTATCAAAAAGTGAGAAGATAAAAATCATTAGGGAGCTAACCATCTTGAATTATAAAAAATGGATTGGATACATACTTTTTTTCATCGTAATATTTAGTGCTGGAACACTTCTATTTAAAAATTTTGATATTAGCGTGTTGATTATTGCAACGATTGCCTATTCAATAGCAATTATACCGACTGTTAAAAAGAAAAAAGAATAATCTTTCAAAGATCTCAAATTTATTTTTGAGATCTTTTTTGGAGGAGTGCATGAGCATCCTAATAAATATATATCCTTGTTTATTTTATTTCTATGTGAAAAACATCCATAAATCATGATAATTCAATTGAAAATAAAGGATAAAATTTATTAAGAGAGGATGATATAAACGCAGAACAAAAAAACGGGAATATAAGCGCCGATACAAGACAATCTTAAGTCTCGTGCCGGCGCTTCATTAAATTTAATCATTGAGTCCTAATCCATCAAATATCTGTTCCTGGTATTTTTCAATCCGTGAAATCCGTGTTTTAGATTGTTTTGGTGCTGCAAAAAATAACAAGTAAGCTCGTTGACGTCCAGGCGTTAAAGCTTCGAATGCCTCTTTAAATGCTGGTAGCTCGTCAAATTTCGTTTGAAGTTCTTCGGGAATAGGGAATTCTCTATCCTGCTTCATCGCCACTTTTAGACCTGCAGCTTCTACTTCGATTGCATTTTGAATGTAACTTTTTAAAGTAGACTCCCTATCTAAAATCTGTTGAAGGCTAGTGAATCTGATTTGCCTTGCAGCTTGCACATTTTCAGTTTGTTGTACTAGAATATTTGCAGGATCACGTAGTAGCGCACCTTTCATAAATAGAAGGGCACAGTACTCTTTAAAGCCATGGATGAGGAAAACATTGCCACCATTTAAAGCGTAACAAGGTTTGCCCCATTTGAACTCTTCTGTTAGTCCGAACTCGACTGCAATTGCTCTTAAAGCTTTAAATTCTGCTTGCCAGTTACTTGGTTTGTTAAGAAATGCGTCTACTTTTGGATTTAATTCCGTTTTTGCCATAAAAGAATACCTCGTTTCGGTTGTTTATCATTCTGTGGTACGTGTTATTTTAACTTAATATGGAAGGTCATGCAAATTGGATGAAAAGAAAGAACCTGAAAGCTATTTCAGATTCTTTTTTGAAATTAAGATAAATTAAATTGCCAACCAATACCAAAGCGATCAGTAACCTGACCATATTTTTCTGACCAAAAAGTTTTGGCAAGCGGCATGATGACAGTACCACCTTCAGAAAGCTGATTAAATTGCTTAGTAAGTTGCATTTCATCAGCTGTATCAATCACTAAGGTAATATTATCACCAAAAGTGAGTGGCATAGATTTAGGAATATCAGAAAACATCACTTTTACCCCATCAATCAGTAAACTTGCATTCATCACTAGATCTTTTAGCTCATTATCAATCGGTTCATTTTCTGGATGGACTTCGCCGTACGTCATTAAATCTGTACATTTACCCCCAAAAACTTCTTCATAAAACGTAATAGCATCTCTGGATTGTGTCCTGAAAGTCAAATAAACATTTAAAACCATTGGAACTCCTCCTTGATTTATATTCGTTCAAGTAAGAATCATTTAAGTGGTTTTATTATAGCAGATACAGTTGAAAAGAGGAAAAATTAAGCTAAACAATTACTTGACTTGGAGTTACTCCGGAATGGTAGACTATAAATAAACCATATTTTGGAGGGAATTACATGGAAAAAATAGTATATTTAATGCGTCACGGCCAAACATTGTTTAATGAACGAAAAAAAATTCAAGGCTTTTGTGATGCACCACTGACAGAACTTGGAATCAAACAAGCCAAAATAGCGGGAAGCTACTTTCAAGAAAATAATATCCGGTTTGATAAAGCCTACAGTTCCACATCAGAACGAGCTTCAGACACATTAGAATTAGTCACAAAAATGGATTACATAAGATTAAAAGGATTGAAAGAGTGGAATTTTGGAACATTTGAAGGGGAAAGTGAAGATTTAAATCCAACACTGCCATACGGAGACTTTTTTGCTGCATATGGCGGAGAACGAGAAAAAGACTTCCAAAATCGGATAGTTTCGACGATGGACAGTATTATGAGTCAAGAACAGCATGAAGTAATTTTTGCTGTTTCTCATGGAGCAGCATGTGCGCAATTTGCCCGTTACTGGGAAAATACAAGTAAAATTGGCAAAATAAGTGGATTGAAAAACGGATGTATTTTAAAATTCGAATATGAAAATGGCACATTTAGCCTTGTTAACTTCATTAATCATGATTTTGAGAACGGAGCGCATATCGAAGCAGTTAAAACAGCAACAACTTAAAAAATAGCCTCTTATTAGAAATAGATTCTAATAAGAGGCTATTTTTATTGAAATAAGTTCTTTATTTTATCCAAAAAACCACCAGTCAATTCATTTGCAGTATCTTGTATGTTTTCTGTAAGTCCGCTTGCTTGATCTTGCAAGTTTTCCGTTAAGTTGGTCGCTTCATTTTGTAAGTTTTCCGTCACGTTCGTCGCTTGTTCGCCGAGTTCTGTTGCTTTGTTAGTGGCATCTTCTGTTAGTTGACCGAGGTTTTCCAGTGGCAATGATTCAGTTACTTTATTCTTTAAATCCTCTAAATTCATTGTTTTCCTCCTTATTTTGGGGGCTTATAGTTCATTTTAGAGGAAGAAAGCAGGAAGTACAAACAATTCGTATTATCCTAGGGGAACAAATATGGTATGATGGGATGAGGAAATGAGGACTGACATGAATAATTTAAAATTAAGTGAAGAAATTAAACGAGCAATTAATGAACTAGGATATAAAGACGCGACACCTGTTCAAAAAGAAGTTATCCCTGTTGCATTAACAGGAAAAGACATTGTGGCAAAATCACAAACAGGAAGTGGTAAAACAGCCGCATTTGCGATTCCGATTGCTGAACAAGTCATTTGGGAAGAGAACAAACCACAAGCATTAATTATCGTTCCAACGAGAGAACTCGGCGTACAAGTTAAAACAGAATGTACAAATATTGGTAGATTTAAACGCATTAAAGCGGCGGCAATTTATGGTCAATCGCCCTTTGCTAAACAAAAACTAGAACTAAGTCAAAAAAATCATATCGTTGTTGGAACTCCAGGACGTTTATTAGATCATATTGAAAAAGGCACACTGAATGTAGATAAAGTAGCCTATTTAGTATTAGATGAAGTAGACGAAATGTTAAGTATGGGTTTTATTGATCAAGTAGAAGAAATTTTACAGTTTTTACCGAAAAAGCGCCAAAATTTATTCTTTTCGGCAACAATGCCAGAGGAAATGCATGATTTAATCAAACGATATCAAGATGATCCCGTTGTCATTGAAATGGCAGCAGAAAAAACAAATCCAATCACACATATCGAAATGCAAACAGAAAACAAAGAAAAGACGCTTCAAGATGTTTTGATCACAGAAAATCCAGATAGTGCGATTATTTTTTGTAACACTAAAAATCAAGTAGATGAACTAAGTGATTTACTACAAGTAAATGCAGCTAAAATTCATGGTGGCCTGCGACAAGAAGAGCGTTTCCGTGCGATGGATGATTTTAAAAGTGGTAAATCACGCTTTTTAATTGCAACAGATGTAGCTGGACGAGGAATTGATGTGGAAAATGTTACATTAGTTATTAATTACGACTTACCTATTGAAAAAGAAAATTATGTCCATCGTATCGGCCGGACTGGTCGCGCAGGAAATAGTGGGAAAGCAATTAGTTTCGTAAAAACAAATGAAAATCCATTACTTCGAGATATTGAAGACATGTTAAACATCACGATTCAAAAGAAACGCAAACCAACCATCATTGAAGTAAAAGCAAGTGAAGAAGCATTCCGTAAGAAACAACAAAAACGTCCTACAATCAAGAAAGCACGCGGCGAAAAACTAAATAAAAACATCATGAAACTCTATTTTAATGGTGGTAAAAAGAAAAAAATCCGAGCAGTAGATTTTGTAGGGACAATTTCAAAATTAGAGGGCATTACATCAGAAGATATTGGCATTATTACAATAGAAGACCACGTTTCATTTGTAGAAATACTTAATGGAAAAGGGCCGGCAGTTCTCGAAATGATGCGTTCCCGTAAAGTGAAGGGGAGACGCCTTAAAGTGAACGAGGCAAGAAAACGATAATTTAACGAAAAGAAGGGCTCTGGCATGGAAAGGCCAAGTAATAGGCTGATTTTTATGGTACTAAACGTCGTGAAAAATCCAACTTACAATATTAAATCCCTAACCATTAACTTTTTACAGAGCAGTATTGTTGGGGACGCAACCAGAAATGAACTTTTATATTGTACTTATTGGTTAGAATTTCATGGCTTTATTGAACGTGATAAAAATAATACACATCAAAAATATTACAGCATGACCAAACAAGGCGATTATTTATTAGAGAAAATTAAACATGAACTTTCATAAATTGTTCATAGTCTATTCATATTTATTCGTTATATTAAGCGTAACCTTTTTTCAATAAAATAGCTCACCTGACAGCATCCGTCTCCCTACTAAAACGCGGATGCTGTTATTTGTGCTATACTAAAACAAAAATGAAAATGTAGGTGGGGACATGTATCAATATACACTTTGCTTTATCGAGCGTGCAGATGAAATTTTATTATTAAATAGACAAAAAAGTCCGTGGATGGGAAGTTGGAATGGAGTGGGTGGCAAAATTGAGCAGGGAGAATCGCTTCTTCATTCGATTAAACGTGAAATTACCGAAGAAACAGGTATTCCCGCAAATGCTTATCAAATTCGTGATATTGGTGTAATGAAATGGTTTGTTAATGGAGAAAATCTTGGCGGCATGCATTTATTTATCGCAAAACTTCCGGAAGATTATCATTACCCGACTCCCAAAGCTACAGAGGAAGGCATACTTGATTTTAAGAAAAAAACTTGGATCTTAAATCCTGAAAATACCGGTATCGTCAATAATCTCCCGTATATATTACAACACATTCCACTTAAACCAAACAGAATAGAAATTTCGACCGACTATCAAGAAAATATATTATTAGATATCAATCATCAAACTTTATAAAAAAGCATTGCGACTTAGCGCAATGCTTTTACTAATATCATGAAGTGGTAAAGTAGTTTGCTTGCCATCTACTAATTAAATCTTTGGCATCTTCTGTGGATAACTTTTTGTGGCCAATAATTTGTTCTTTAGCAATTTCTAAGCTTTCAAAGTGATCAATTAATCGCTGTGCAGGGTTATTAATATATACATCACTTAAAAGAATGGAAGCTGTTTTTTCTGTCTCAGCGGCGTGAATTCCAACGATATATCCTGCTGCCGTAACTAATAATAATTTATTCATATTTCTTCGCTCCTTTGTATTTGTTCTACTGTGTTATGAACCGATTTTTTTCTAGACAAAAACATATAAATGAAAATACAGGCAAAGGCAATTAAACCTGCAATAATATAAATCCCTTGGAACGACAATACATGATGGATTTCGCCCATAATATAAGGACCAATTCCTAACCCTAAATCAAGTCCAATAAAATAAGTAGATAGTCCAATACCAATTCGATGTGGCTCACAAACCTTCAAACAAACAGCTTGGCCATTGGACATAAAGGTGCCGTAACCTAAGCCAATCAGTCCACCTGAGATAAGTAAAACTAAACTAGAAGTCGCAGTGCTTAAAACTACTAAACCTACTGCCAAAAAGATGTAACTAGGGTACATAACATATTTTTCACCTTTCGCATCAAAGATTTTCCCGGACATCGGTCTTGTAAAGGTAATAACTAACGCATAAACAACAAAGAAAAAAGTTCCAGCACTTACTAAATTAATTTCTCTTGCATAAGAAGCGAGGAATGTGAGTACACTGGAATAAGAAATCCCCATTAAAAAGGCAATAAACGTAATTGGAATAACTTTGTATTCGATAAAACTTTTCACAGTCCAAGTTTGTAAAGCTTTTTTGTGTTCAGGCGTTAAAACAATATTTTTAACTGGAAGATAGAAACAAAGAATGGCTGTTAGGAAAACAATGACAGAAGAGAAAATAATGATCGTATAAAAACTTGTATAACTTAATAAAATCATCCCAATAAAAGGCCCAATAGCAGCTGCAAGACTCGTGCTAAGTCCGTAATAATTAATTCCTTCTCCATTTCTAGACGGAGGAATGTAGGCCGTTACAATCGCATTGGTGGCCGTAGATGTTGTTCCATACGCAAAACCATTTAAGAAGCGTATAAAGAACATTATCCCAATGGTCGGCATATATAAGTAAGCTACCGTAGTTAGTAAGAAAAATATAATGCCATATCTTAAAACTCGCTTACGTCCCAGTAATTCTAACTTTTTACCCATATATAATCTGGCAAGTAAGGTTCCGATAATATAAATACCAGAAGCAAAACCAGCCTCGCCAAGTGACGCATTCAACTCCTCTTGGGCAATCACGGCGATAATAACCATCAGCAAATAATAAACCAGATAAACAACAAAGTTAATCAATGTAATCAAGATAAAACCCTTGTTAAATAATTTTTCTTTCATAAAATAAAATCCCTTTCTACTTGTAATCTGCTATTTTTCTCAGCGACAAGCAATATTATAGGGGATTTTTCTGTTTTGTATTTTTAAGTTTGTTATTTCTTTCTGATATAGACAAAAATGTATAACATATGTTGAAAAAAATGGTAGTATTATTTTGTATGATTAAAAGGAAATTTTGCTAGAGCGAAGAAAAAGGAGGGTGAGCAATGGATCATGACATTCTAAATGATTATGTAAATTCCAATGATTTTCAAGTGATTACACGAAAAAAACGAAAATATTTAACCTATGAAGGACTTGAGGATTCTTACGTTTATATATTAAAAAAGGGAATTATTAAAACCAGTATCATATCAAGAGATGGTCGGGAATTTAATTTAGGTTATATTAATAAAATGGACATCGTATCACTTTTAAAAGATGAATATTCACAGTTTGCTAATGCGCCATTTAACATCCGGGTTGAATCAGACAGTGCGGAGCTTTATCAAGTTGATCGAGTTCGATTTTGGCGAGATGTCAATCAAGATAAAGATTTGCAGTTTTATGTAAAAGATTACTATCGAACAAGGCTTTTACAATCCATTAAAAAAATGCAGCAAATGTTGATGAATGGGAAATTAGGCGCAATTTGTACGCAATTATATGAGCTATATAATTTATTCGGAGTAGAAATAGAAGAAAATCAATTTCTAATTGACTTTTTAGTAAGTAATGAAGAAATTGGTCATTTTTGTGGAATCAATTCAGCAAGTAGTGTCAATCGTATTTTCCAACAATTGAAATCAGAAGGGGTTATCACAATGAAAAATCGTTATATTATTATAAAAAAATTAGATGTTATTCAAGAAAATGTGATTTTTTAAAAATATATATTAGAAAAGCACTGCAATCTAA
The nucleotide sequence above comes from Listeria ivanovii subsp. londoniensis. Encoded proteins:
- a CDS encoding leucine-rich repeat domain-containing protein yields the protein MRKNDLLKNVLIAILVTVIVVCINIGLEKKAQAAKITQPLPIIQIFPDRALAERVKEILKKSDITDVVSQGELDEVKICNANGRTITSIKGIQYLTNLKELYLSRNHIRDLTPLKDLTDLAILSLDNNKLENLNGIPSNKLVRLSLEDNELTQVDALAGLTKLETLFISKNQLRNIDGLANLTNLKILDLNRNELSDLTPLAKLEKLISIHLANQKCVNEPLKYKSKLVISNTVKGPDSVLITPNYISDNGSYTGGQFKWNLPIYMEKVYYTFAKTVKIGEQDVLFNGIVIQPLYPKKRENMKRASFYLCGLTK
- a CDS encoding internalin N-terminal domain-containing protein; translation: MRKSNWLKSVVVAMLVLIVGFCINIGSGTKVHAASISHPMPINQIFPDPDLAKVVKRTLGKQSVTDVVSQKELDSVQGLNGNESNIKSLEGLQLLNKLEVLFLASNQIKDITPLKDLTNLKVLDLKGNQISDLTPLYGLKNLTSLDVVYQKIVETPVTYEPDLVIPITVKKPDGSLVTPKCITDNGAYIYGDIIWNLSAYKKEVSYKFGERIQVGKVSTTFTGMVKQPLIR
- a CDS encoding acyltransferase family protein, whose protein sequence is MKTTGYDIQISNMKGMLIFLVILGHILLIVGSKEDVIFDIIYSFHMPAFIFISGICSQKGNFKKIGRLIGLFIIFQPLFLLLGFLVGYYPAITMKMLVTPAYHLWYLLALAAWTLLVIYANKRGKYAVDTLLLVVVLLVLAVVNRYFYSTQFLTITRILSFAPYFIAGFYLSTNGLLRTRELIKRYKYIGIVTLVILVSFTYYLFSENPNAYFSLFVGFAGKATFSASIIGYLISVFASFVLAFLWIMLMIILVPTKKTNLIVVGNNTLYPYILHPIIIFLMVPKIAYFSEQTAIFQLTFALLMAISVFSIFTMILKKERV
- a CDS encoding YdeI/OmpD-associated family protein, with protein sequence MAKTELNPKVDAFLNKPSNWQAEFKALRAIAVEFGLTEEFKWGKPCYALNGGNVFLIHGFKEYCALLFMKGALLRDPANILVQQTENVQAARQIRFTSLQQILDRESTLKSYIQNAIEVEAAGLKVAMKQDREFPIPEELQTKFDELPAFKEAFEALTPGRQRAYLLFFAAPKQSKTRISRIEKYQEQIFDGLGLND
- a CDS encoding VOC family protein, which produces MVLNVYLTFRTQSRDAITFYEEVFGGKCTDLMTYGEVHPENEPIDNELKDLVMNASLLIDGVKVMFSDIPKSMPLTFGDNITLVIDTADEMQLTKQFNQLSEGGTVIMPLAKTFWSEKYGQVTDRFGIGWQFNLS
- a CDS encoding histidine phosphatase family protein, producing MEKIVYLMRHGQTLFNERKKIQGFCDAPLTELGIKQAKIAGSYFQENNIRFDKAYSSTSERASDTLELVTKMDYIRLKGLKEWNFGTFEGESEDLNPTLPYGDFFAAYGGEREKDFQNRIVSTMDSIMSQEQHEVIFAVSHGAACAQFARYWENTSKIGKISGLKNGCILKFEYENGTFSLVNFINHDFENGAHIEAVKTATT
- a CDS encoding DEAD/DEAH box helicase, giving the protein MNNLKLSEEIKRAINELGYKDATPVQKEVIPVALTGKDIVAKSQTGSGKTAAFAIPIAEQVIWEENKPQALIIVPTRELGVQVKTECTNIGRFKRIKAAAIYGQSPFAKQKLELSQKNHIVVGTPGRLLDHIEKGTLNVDKVAYLVLDEVDEMLSMGFIDQVEEILQFLPKKRQNLFFSATMPEEMHDLIKRYQDDPVVIEMAAEKTNPITHIEMQTENKEKTLQDVLITENPDSAIIFCNTKNQVDELSDLLQVNAAKIHGGLRQEERFRAMDDFKSGKSRFLIATDVAGRGIDVENVTLVINYDLPIEKENYVHRIGRTGRAGNSGKAISFVKTNENPLLRDIEDMLNITIQKKRKPTIIEVKASEEAFRKKQQKRPTIKKARGEKLNKNIMKLYFNGGKKKKIRAVDFVGTISKLEGITSEDIGIITIEDHVSFVEILNGKGPAVLEMMRSRKVKGRRLKVNEARKR
- a CDS encoding DUF3116 family protein: MERPSNRLIFMVLNVVKNPTYNIKSLTINFLQSSIVGDATRNELLYCTYWLEFHGFIERDKNNTHQKYYSMTKQGDYLLEKIKHELS
- a CDS encoding NUDIX hydrolase — translated: MYQYTLCFIERADEILLLNRQKSPWMGSWNGVGGKIEQGESLLHSIKREITEETGIPANAYQIRDIGVMKWFVNGENLGGMHLFIAKLPEDYHYPTPKATEEGILDFKKKTWILNPENTGIVNNLPYILQHIPLKPNRIEISTDYQENILLDINHQTL
- a CDS encoding MFS transporter, with translation MKEKLFNKGFILITLINFVVYLVYYLLMVIIAVIAQEELNASLGEAGFASGIYIIGTLLARLYMGKKLELLGRKRVLRYGIIFFLLTTVAYLYMPTIGIMFFIRFLNGFAYGTTSTATNAIVTAYIPPSRNGEGINYYGLSTSLAAAIGPFIGMILLSYTSFYTIIIFSSVIVFLTAILCFYLPVKNIVLTPEHKKALQTWTVKSFIEYKVIPITFIAFLMGISYSSVLTFLASYAREINLVSAGTFFFVVYALVITFTRPMSGKIFDAKGEKYVMYPSYIFLAVGLVVLSTATSSLVLLISGGLIGLGYGTFMSNGQAVCLKVCEPHRIGIGLSTYFIGLDLGLGIGPYIMGEIHHVLSFQGIYIIAGLIAFACIFIYMFLSRKKSVHNTVEQIQRSEEI
- a CDS encoding Crp/Fnr family transcriptional regulator encodes the protein MDHDILNDYVNSNDFQVITRKKRKYLTYEGLEDSYVYILKKGIIKTSIISRDGREFNLGYINKMDIVSLLKDEYSQFANAPFNIRVESDSAELYQVDRVRFWRDVNQDKDLQFYVKDYYRTRLLQSIKKMQQMLMNGKLGAICTQLYELYNLFGVEIEENQFLIDFLVSNEEIGHFCGINSASSVNRIFQQLKSEGVITMKNRYIIIKKLDVIQENVIF